A stretch of Geomonas oryzisoli DNA encodes these proteins:
- a CDS encoding FadR/GntR family transcriptional regulator, with amino-acid sequence MKFTPIKPKKVSTQIAEQIRSSILAGEFNPGEKLPPERELAELFGVSRPSVREALNILTSSGLVETYQGGGTLVRSLVENSAAMPLTELIRIDGDRALDVIEVRKGMESWTAWYAATRALPEDIRRLEAVIEGMKKNLEDLKHSEDFDAHFHMLVARATHNVVWSHMMQSIFEAMQEFQRDVWRAVYLTEEDQRLLYNHHLKVYEMIRDRNAEGARDAMLEHLDFAQKRCSAYVSMRGSE; translated from the coding sequence ATGAAATTTACGCCGATTAAACCGAAAAAGGTATCGACTCAGATCGCCGAACAGATCCGCAGTTCGATTTTGGCGGGTGAATTCAACCCGGGCGAAAAGCTCCCCCCCGAGCGCGAACTGGCCGAGCTGTTCGGCGTTTCACGTCCCTCGGTGCGGGAAGCGCTCAACATTCTCACCTCGTCGGGGCTGGTGGAGACCTACCAGGGGGGAGGGACGCTGGTCCGCTCCCTGGTCGAGAACTCTGCCGCCATGCCGCTCACCGAGCTGATCCGCATCGACGGCGACCGCGCCCTTGACGTAATCGAGGTGCGCAAGGGGATGGAGTCCTGGACCGCCTGGTATGCGGCGACGAGGGCACTCCCCGAGGACATCCGGCGCCTCGAGGCCGTGATCGAGGGGATGAAGAAGAACCTCGAAGATCTCAAGCACTCGGAGGACTTCGACGCCCACTTCCACATGCTGGTGGCCCGCGCCACCCACAACGTGGTCTGGTCGCACATGATGCAGAGCATCTTCGAGGCGATGCAGGAGTTCCAGCGCGACGTCTGGCGCGCCGTCTACCTCACCGAAGAGGACCAGCGGCTGCTCTACAACCACCACCTGAAGGTCTACGAGATGATCCGCGACCGCAATGCAGAAGGCGCCCGCGACGCTATGCTGGAGCACCTGGATTTCGCGCAGAAGCGCTGTTCCGCCTACGTCTCCATGCGCGGATCCGAATAA